In Pedobacter sp. W3I1, one DNA window encodes the following:
- a CDS encoding alpha-galactosidase: MFFKFLFRHKLFSILLIVLFSQQSASAIIINYGKAGKIDYNLKTGTFGVLNEATQLLLNGFSQAVFQKKTFSSKDYRQITYTKTAIKDGFGNGFKHVFFLKQLGLPTMQQVFYTYAGKDYFMISLTLQGVDLSINHMVPLSGNLIDQEVSDVPTSLFVPFDNDTFISYNTVPLKANTSNPSAEVTALYHNQSRNGFVIGSIEHSNWKTGIITDMDGEKKIGIQAICGYTKESITRDKLEHGYLKGNTISSAKVFFGAFADWRSGMETYARANRIAEPPIIFKWTAGTPVGWNSWGVMQEKITLEKANQVVDFFADSLKTFRSNGVAYIDLDSYWDNLLKGGLTGDYSKLKAFADYAKSKGLKPGIYWAPFVDWGFAGGANRKAEGSNYTFGEMWTKIGSGYHDIDGARALDPTHPGTQQRIAAVIKKFKECGFEMIKIDFLGHAAIESNHFYDPKITTGMQAYKAGMEFLLKQLDHKMLVYAAISPSLASGRYVHVRRIACDAFKSIKDTEYTLNGLSNGWWQTYLYDYIDADHVVFSDQSDQENTARFLSAIVTGTCINGDDFSRHGKWSSTAQRLLNNTEILKVIKDGKAFVPIEGNRAKLASQLFVKQVGNVKYLAVFNYSEEIKSFAIDFSRIGLNKDEVYSFQNLLTHEMENFKNNQVLNLAGKDATIIKITLKK; the protein is encoded by the coding sequence ATGTTTTTTAAGTTTTTATTCAGGCATAAATTATTCTCGATTTTACTGATCGTGCTATTTTCTCAACAGTCAGCATCAGCCATTATAATCAATTATGGCAAAGCAGGCAAAATAGACTATAACCTTAAAACGGGTACTTTTGGCGTGTTAAATGAAGCTACTCAATTGTTGTTGAATGGTTTTTCGCAGGCTGTTTTCCAGAAAAAGACATTTAGCTCCAAAGATTACCGGCAGATCACTTACACCAAAACTGCCATTAAAGATGGCTTTGGGAATGGTTTTAAACATGTTTTCTTTTTAAAGCAGCTTGGGTTACCAACTATGCAACAGGTTTTTTATACTTACGCGGGTAAGGACTATTTTATGATCAGCCTTACTTTACAAGGCGTTGATTTATCCATTAACCATATGGTGCCTTTAAGCGGAAATTTAATCGATCAGGAGGTTTCAGACGTGCCGACCAGTTTATTTGTGCCATTTGATAACGATACTTTTATTTCTTACAACACTGTTCCACTAAAGGCAAATACAAGCAATCCGAGTGCAGAGGTTACGGCTTTATACCACAATCAATCCAGAAATGGTTTTGTAATCGGATCGATAGAGCACAGTAACTGGAAAACCGGCATCATTACTGACATGGATGGCGAGAAAAAAATAGGGATACAGGCAATTTGTGGTTATACCAAAGAAAGCATTACCCGCGATAAACTTGAACATGGCTATTTAAAAGGAAATACGATCAGTTCTGCTAAAGTATTTTTTGGCGCTTTTGCCGATTGGCGTTCGGGTATGGAAACCTATGCACGAGCCAACCGGATAGCAGAACCGCCTATTATTTTCAAATGGACCGCCGGAACTCCAGTGGGCTGGAACAGTTGGGGTGTAATGCAGGAGAAAATAACGCTCGAAAAAGCCAATCAGGTGGTCGATTTTTTTGCTGATAGTCTAAAAACCTTCAGAAGTAACGGTGTAGCTTATATCGATCTCGATTCTTACTGGGATAACCTGCTAAAAGGGGGCTTAACCGGCGACTATTCTAAGTTAAAAGCTTTTGCCGATTATGCAAAATCGAAAGGATTAAAGCCTGGAATTTACTGGGCACCCTTTGTAGACTGGGGATTTGCCGGAGGGGCTAACCGCAAGGCAGAAGGCAGCAATTATACTTTTGGCGAGATGTGGACGAAGATTGGCTCAGGCTACCACGATATTGATGGTGCAAGGGCGCTCGATCCAACACATCCAGGCACACAACAGCGTATAGCTGCTGTGATTAAAAAGTTTAAGGAATGCGGTTTTGAAATGATTAAAATCGACTTTTTAGGTCATGCTGCAATAGAATCTAATCATTTTTATGATCCAAAAATTACCACAGGTATGCAGGCTTATAAAGCAGGCATGGAATTTTTATTAAAACAGTTGGATCATAAAATGTTGGTTTACGCTGCCATATCGCCAAGTTTGGCATCTGGTAGATATGTACATGTACGCAGAATTGCCTGCGATGCCTTTAAATCCATAAAAGATACAGAGTACACCTTAAATGGACTAAGCAACGGCTGGTGGCAAACTTATCTTTACGATTATATAGATGCAGACCATGTGGTATTCTCTGATCAATCTGACCAGGAAAATACGGCCAGGTTTCTATCAGCTATAGTTACAGGTACCTGCATTAATGGTGATGATTTTTCCCGTCATGGTAAATGGAGCAGCACCGCTCAGCGGCTACTGAACAATACCGAAATCCTTAAGGTGATAAAAGATGGGAAAGCGTTTGTTCCGATAGAAGGAAATAGGGCTAAACTTGCATCGCAGCTATTTGTAAAACAGGTTGGAAACGTAAAATATTTAGCTGTATTTAACTATAGTGAAGAAATAAAATCTTTTGCGATAGATTTTTCGAGGATCGGTTTAAATAAAGATGAAGTATACAGCTTCCAAAATTTACTTACCCATGAAATGGAAAATTTTAAAAACAACCAGGTTTTAAATTTAGCTGGAAAAGATGCCACTATTATTAAAATAACGCTCAAGAAATAA
- a CDS encoding alpha-galactosidase, which translates to MNKPDQIAGYIRHGALALAVSLFAVGNIKAQSIIPIETAHHALVLQTDAKKDINTIFFGKKLANKQEYAQITAQYKQTEDYTGQLNSAYTPSGSRNLVEPAISVTHADGNNSLDLKYLDHTVTAIDDNVSLLKIRLKDPVYNFEVTLFYKSFYKQDVIEQWTEIKHNEKGTVVLHKYASANLHLKALRFWLNQYHGDWAKEMQPEQSEITHGIKTLDSKLGTRANLFQPSVFMISLDKPAEENEGNVLYGAMEWSGNFKIDLELDYQDNLRIIAGMNNYASPYSLKAGEVFTTPAFLYTFSDQGKGDASRKLQDWARNYKILDGKGSRLTLLNNWEATYFDFNEQKLADLLKDTKKLGVDFFLLDDGWFGNKYPRNDDHAGLGDWQENKQKLPNGIASLVKEADNVGTRFGIWIEPEMVNPKSELYEKHPDWVVKQPNRPEYYFRNQLELDLSNPKVQDFVFGVVDGLFTKNPKLAYIKWDCNAVIYNAYSAHLKNQSHFYIDYVRGLYSVLQRIRAKYPTVPMMLCSGGGGRVDYAALQYFTEFWPSDNTDPLERIFMQWEYSYFYPAITSSNHVTDWGKQSIKFRTDVAMMGKLGFDIVVSKLPEKELQFCQEAIKNYNDVKQTIWQGEQYRLANPRTGSIASMLYLNAQKTEGVIFNYLVNYRYGESSKYPIKLNGLDATKKYQIKEINLFPGTKSSVDDTKTYTGDFLMKVGFNPNVNATRTSVVLKLEEAK; encoded by the coding sequence ATGAACAAACCAGATCAAATTGCAGGTTACATCAGGCATGGGGCATTGGCCCTGGCCGTTTCACTTTTTGCCGTTGGAAATATTAAGGCCCAAAGCATCATCCCCATCGAAACCGCACACCATGCTTTGGTATTACAAACCGATGCAAAAAAAGATATAAATACTATATTTTTTGGAAAGAAATTAGCCAATAAGCAAGAATACGCTCAAATTACAGCGCAATATAAACAGACAGAAGATTATACAGGGCAGCTAAATTCGGCATATACGCCTTCTGGATCAAGAAACCTGGTCGAACCAGCTATTAGCGTTACCCATGCCGATGGCAATAACTCGCTCGATCTGAAATATCTTGATCATACGGTTACGGCTATTGATGATAACGTGAGTTTGCTTAAAATCAGATTAAAAGATCCTGTTTATAATTTTGAGGTAACCCTGTTCTATAAATCTTTTTATAAACAGGATGTAATAGAACAATGGACGGAGATTAAACATAACGAAAAGGGGACAGTGGTGCTGCACAAATATGCCTCGGCTAATCTGCACTTAAAAGCACTGCGTTTTTGGTTAAATCAATATCATGGCGATTGGGCTAAGGAAATGCAACCCGAACAAAGTGAAATTACCCATGGTATTAAAACTTTGGATAGCAAATTGGGTACGAGGGCAAATTTGTTTCAACCTTCTGTTTTTATGATTTCGTTAGATAAACCTGCTGAAGAAAATGAAGGTAATGTTTTGTATGGAGCCATGGAATGGAGTGGTAATTTTAAGATCGATCTTGAACTGGATTACCAGGATAACCTCCGTATTATTGCCGGAATGAATAATTATGCATCACCCTATAGCTTAAAAGCAGGCGAAGTTTTTACAACCCCTGCATTTTTATATACTTTTTCTGATCAGGGAAAAGGCGATGCCAGTAGGAAATTGCAAGATTGGGCGCGTAACTATAAAATATTAGATGGCAAGGGGAGCAGGTTAACCCTTTTGAATAACTGGGAAGCTACTTATTTTGATTTTAATGAGCAGAAATTGGCTGATTTATTAAAAGATACCAAAAAACTGGGGGTCGATTTCTTTTTGCTTGATGATGGTTGGTTCGGAAATAAATATCCGCGTAACGATGACCATGCAGGGCTTGGCGATTGGCAGGAGAACAAGCAAAAATTGCCAAACGGAATAGCTTCTTTGGTAAAAGAGGCGGATAATGTAGGAACGAGATTCGGAATATGGATAGAACCTGAAATGGTTAACCCTAAAAGCGAACTTTATGAAAAACATCCTGATTGGGTGGTAAAACAACCAAACCGACCTGAATATTATTTTAGAAACCAATTGGAACTGGATCTGAGTAACCCAAAAGTACAGGATTTTGTTTTCGGTGTGGTAGATGGTCTGTTTACTAAAAATCCTAAACTTGCTTACATTAAGTGGGATTGTAATGCGGTAATTTACAATGCATACTCCGCGCACCTAAAAAATCAATCTCATTTTTATATCGATTATGTAAGAGGATTGTATAGTGTACTGCAAAGGATTCGTGCAAAATATCCAACAGTACCGATGATGTTATGCTCTGGTGGCGGTGGTAGGGTAGATTACGCTGCCTTACAGTATTTTACAGAGTTTTGGCCAAGTGATAATACCGATCCCTTAGAACGCATATTTATGCAATGGGAATACTCTTATTTTTATCCGGCCATCACCAGCTCCAACCATGTAACCGATTGGGGGAAACAGTCCATAAAATTCCGCACCGATGTAGCCATGATGGGCAAATTGGGTTTTGATATTGTGGTAAGCAAACTACCCGAAAAGGAACTTCAGTTTTGTCAGGAGGCCATTAAAAACTATAATGATGTGAAACAGACCATCTGGCAAGGCGAACAATACCGTTTGGCAAATCCGCGTACCGGCAGCATAGCGTCGATGTTATATCTAAATGCCCAAAAAACTGAAGGCGTTATATTTAATTATCTGGTCAACTACCGTTATGGCGAAAGCAGTAAATACCCGATTAAATTGAATGGTTTAGATGCAACAAAGAAATACCAGATTAAAGAGATTAACCTTTTTCCAGGTACAAAATCATCGGTAGATGATACTAAAACGTATACCGGCGATTTTCTGATGAAAGTGGGTTTTAATCCTAATGTTAATGCCACCAGAACCAGTGTAGTGCTAAAATTAGAAGAGGCAAAATAG
- a CDS encoding hybrid sensor histidine kinase/response regulator transcription factor, producing MLRLSAIWFFLMLFICTSLYAQKPIVFNHLTMENGLSQNSVMAITQDKNQFIWMGTRHGLNRYDGYRFIVYSNSSDNHNSISDNGVTTLLSDSKGRLWVGTENGLNLYNEKSDRFIRINKKTSAKSFSRDSVECVYEDPQKNIWIGTNNGLDLLIDAEKQIFKKFLFDQSNYKSGLNYVFSVFKDDKQNLWAGTFNGLVRIYQVKGKYHFEIFRHKANDANSISSNAVKSIVIDKQKRLWLGTYNGLNLFDYKHKTFTRYQTSSTDPNALVNNDIRKLTCDKAGNIWIGTQEGLSILDPNTRKFSNYRYDPEQNNGLSQNSIHSIFQDLSGSMYVGTYYKGVNVIYPSTTPFTVYRNSKKQQSLSSNIVSAMSEDQYHNLWIGTEGGGLNYVNRRNNTFTYYKSEPNSSNGLNSNLIKTLCLDKTGQLLVGTHRGGLYLFNPSGRNFKKIINVKDVKNTPGDAEVIAITEDSNGMVWVGSRDGLSTLKKTNGQYASTTIKSPLEQNLRNKYIQVIFEDKAKNLWIGTKAGLYTYHPSTKRIIANQKKNSAGSLNSDHINCIVQIRNGNICVGTSFGGLSIFDNKSRKFKNYNEKNGLPNGNVLGIIEDDENNLWISTDKGLSKMVTKTGKFINYTKSDGLAGNDFNIRSFLKDSKGGLFFGGYDGLTAFYPKQIDINKNVAPITFTGLKLFNQPIEVNGADGILKEAIQNTQQITFKHDENNFSIDFALLNYIKPEKNSYSYILKGHSKAWTKTDIPSVSYADLPSGNYTFMVTGNNNDGNPSGKAASLKITVLPPFWATWWAYLIYLAFFSGLLFLIVRYLFVRALLKRTEDIQKMKLNFFTYVAHEIRTPLTLILGPLENLSKQYQNDTELNRQIIPIKNNANRLMRLITELMDFRKAETGHLTLHVTEDNIVDFINEIFISFTHLAQTNEIQYEFVHEQENISLFFDKRQLEKVLFNLLSNAFKFCDKGGKITVSVMEMDDEVAICISDNGLGIPAESLKNLFSDYFQVDEQHSNQIGSGIGLALSKAIVEEHGGHISVESTPAENGERGLTNFTVRLKKGKSHFKTALFDGVKDYPSHPDIYTQQAKKELTISKPEKEAPISTETILVVEDNSEIRLLITSLIDGHYQVAESENGLLGWETAVETLPDLIICDIMMPIMDGIELCRRLKEDERTSHIPVIILTARSSHIHQVSGLETGADAYITKPFSPELLLLNVRNLLMSRQVMRQKFLKHIHLQPKELTINAIDEAFMLKLLKYIDEHITDEDFGVSELASMVGMSRPVLYKKIRNLTNLSVNDFVKSIRLKKAMELFKQNRFTIYEVAYQVGFNDPKYFSREFKKQFGKSPRAFMNGGIES from the coding sequence ATGCTGCGTTTAAGCGCGATATGGTTTTTCCTGATGCTTTTTATATGCACTTCCCTATATGCACAAAAGCCGATTGTTTTTAATCACCTTACGATGGAGAATGGTTTGTCACAAAATTCGGTGATGGCCATTACACAGGATAAAAATCAGTTTATTTGGATGGGTACCCGGCATGGACTGAACCGTTACGATGGATACCGTTTTATAGTGTACAGCAACAGCTCCGATAACCACAACAGCATTTCGGATAATGGGGTTACGACTTTGTTAAGCGACAGCAAGGGACGTTTATGGGTAGGTACCGAAAATGGATTAAATCTATACAATGAAAAAAGCGATCGTTTTATCAGGATCAACAAAAAGACGTCTGCAAAATCTTTTAGTCGCGATTCGGTAGAGTGTGTGTATGAAGACCCGCAAAAAAATATCTGGATTGGAACCAATAACGGATTAGACTTATTAATCGATGCCGAGAAGCAGATCTTTAAAAAGTTTCTTTTTGATCAATCCAACTATAAATCGGGGCTTAATTATGTTTTCTCGGTTTTTAAAGACGACAAACAGAACCTTTGGGCGGGCACCTTTAACGGTTTGGTGCGCATTTACCAGGTAAAAGGCAAATACCATTTCGAAATCTTCAGGCACAAAGCCAATGATGCAAATAGCATCAGCTCCAATGCCGTAAAAAGCATCGTGATCGATAAACAAAAAAGACTTTGGTTAGGTACCTACAATGGTTTAAACCTATTCGATTACAAACATAAAACGTTTACCCGTTATCAAACCAGTTCTACAGATCCAAATGCTTTGGTAAATAACGACATCAGGAAACTTACCTGCGATAAAGCAGGCAACATCTGGATCGGTACACAGGAAGGATTGAGTATCCTCGATCCCAACACTCGTAAATTCAGCAATTACCGTTACGATCCTGAGCAAAACAATGGATTAAGCCAAAACTCCATTCATAGCATTTTTCAGGATTTAAGTGGCTCCATGTATGTGGGCACCTATTATAAAGGTGTTAATGTGATTTATCCTTCCACTACGCCATTTACCGTGTACCGCAATTCGAAAAAACAACAAAGCTTAAGCAGCAATATTGTAAGCGCTATGTCCGAAGATCAATACCATAACCTTTGGATCGGCACCGAAGGTGGTGGCTTAAATTATGTAAACAGACGCAACAATACCTTCACCTACTATAAATCAGAACCAAACAGCAGCAACGGGCTCAACTCCAACCTAATTAAAACCTTGTGCCTTGATAAAACAGGTCAGCTATTAGTGGGTACACACCGCGGGGGGTTATACCTATTTAATCCCTCAGGTCGTAATTTTAAGAAAATAATCAATGTTAAAGATGTAAAAAATACGCCCGGTGATGCTGAAGTGATCGCGATAACGGAAGATAGCAACGGAATGGTTTGGGTGGGCTCCAGAGATGGATTATCTACCTTAAAAAAAACAAATGGACAGTATGCTTCTACAACAATTAAAAGTCCGTTAGAACAAAACCTGAGGAACAAGTATATCCAGGTTATATTTGAAGATAAGGCTAAAAATTTATGGATTGGAACGAAGGCCGGATTATATACTTACCACCCATCCACTAAAAGAATTATAGCCAATCAGAAAAAAAACAGTGCAGGCAGTTTAAATTCCGATCATATTAATTGCATTGTTCAAATACGGAACGGAAATATTTGCGTTGGAACTTCTTTTGGAGGTTTGAGCATTTTCGATAATAAAAGCAGAAAATTTAAGAATTATAACGAAAAGAATGGCCTGCCCAATGGTAATGTATTGGGAATAATTGAGGATGACGAAAATAATCTGTGGATCAGTACAGATAAGGGATTATCCAAAATGGTTACCAAAACGGGAAAGTTTATTAATTATACCAAAAGCGACGGACTAGCGGGCAACGATTTTAATATCCGATCATTTTTAAAAGATAGTAAAGGCGGGTTGTTCTTTGGCGGATACGATGGATTGACTGCGTTTTATCCAAAACAGATCGACATCAACAAAAATGTTGCCCCCATCACCTTTACCGGACTTAAACTGTTCAATCAGCCCATAGAGGTAAACGGTGCCGATGGGATATTAAAGGAGGCTATCCAAAACACGCAGCAAATCACCTTTAAACATGATGAAAACAATTTCAGCATCGATTTTGCGCTGTTAAACTATATTAAACCGGAGAAAAACAGTTATAGTTATATCCTTAAAGGCCATAGTAAAGCCTGGACAAAAACCGATATACCGAGTGTAAGCTACGCAGATCTTCCTTCGGGCAATTATACCTTTATGGTTACGGGCAATAATAACGATGGAAATCCAAGTGGTAAAGCAGCTTCATTAAAAATTACCGTACTCCCGCCCTTTTGGGCAACCTGGTGGGCCTACCTGATTTATCTGGCCTTTTTTTCGGGCTTGCTATTCCTCATTGTGCGTTATCTTTTTGTGCGTGCGCTGCTTAAACGTACAGAAGACATTCAGAAGATGAAACTGAATTTCTTTACCTACGTGGCCCACGAAATCAGGACACCACTTACCTTGATTCTTGGCCCGTTAGAAAATCTTTCCAAACAATATCAAAACGATACCGAACTAAATCGACAGATAATTCCGATAAAAAATAATGCCAACAGGCTAATGCGCCTTATTACCGAATTAATGGATTTTAGGAAAGCTGAAACCGGGCACCTTACCCTGCATGTTACTGAAGATAATATTGTCGATTTTATTAATGAAATTTTCATTTCCTTCACTCATCTTGCCCAAACCAATGAAATACAGTACGAGTTTGTACACGAGCAGGAAAACATCAGTCTGTTTTTTGATAAACGGCAACTCGAAAAGGTATTGTTCAACCTCTTATCAAATGCATTTAAATTCTGCGATAAAGGTGGAAAAATTACTGTTTCTGTAATGGAAATGGATGATGAAGTAGCCATTTGCATTTCTGATAACGGACTGGGGATACCTGCAGAAAGTTTAAAAAATCTTTTTAGCGATTATTTTCAGGTAGATGAACAACACTCCAATCAAATCGGTTCGGGAATAGGTTTGGCACTTTCTAAAGCAATTGTAGAGGAACATGGTGGACATATTTCCGTAGAAAGTACACCTGCTGAAAATGGCGAACGTGGTCTCACCAATTTCACGGTAAGGCTAAAGAAAGGAAAATCACATTTTAAAACCGCGCTTTTTGATGGCGTAAAAGATTATCCAAGCCATCCCGATATCTACACCCAACAGGCCAAAAAAGAGCTAACGATTTCAAAACCTGAAAAAGAAGCTCCTATTTCTACCGAGACTATATTGGTGGTGGAAGACAATAGTGAAATCAGACTGTTAATTACATCGCTAATTGACGGGCACTACCAGGTAGCGGAAAGTGAAAACGGATTACTAGGCTGGGAAACTGCTGTAGAAACATTGCCCGATCTGATTATCTGCGATATCATGATGCCGATAATGGATGGCATTGAGCTTTGCCGCAGACTTAAGGAAGATGAACGTACCAGCCACATCCCGGTTATTATCCTTACTGCCCGCTCCTCTCATATCCACCAGGTTAGTGGTTTAGAAACTGGTGCCGATGCCTATATTACCAAACCTTTCAGTCCTGAATTGCTTTTGCTGAATGTACGTAATTTACTGATGTCGAGGCAGGTCATGCGTCAAAAATTCTTGAAACACATCCATTTACAGCCGAAAGAACTCACCATTAATGCCATTGATGAAGCTTTCATGCTAAAACTTTTAAAATACATTGATGAACATATTACTGATGAAGATTTTGGGGTATCTGAGTTGGCTTCGATGGTAGGTATGAGCAGGCCTGTTTTGTATAAAAAAATCAGAAACCTAACTAACCTCTCCGTAAATGATTTCGTTAAATCGATCCGTTTAAAAAAAGCGATGGAACTGTTTAAGCAAAATAGATTTACCATTTATGAAGTGGCTTATCAGGTTGGTTTTAACGATCCAAAATATTTTAGCAGGGAGTTTAAAAAACAGTTTGGAAAAAGTCCGCGTGCGTTTATGAACGGTGGAATTGAGTCCTGA